The genomic window TTAGATAGTGTAGGAACTATCACAACTTCGAAATATGTCAGACTGCAAGAATTAAGCATTTCCTTTGAAACCGGCTCTGGATCTAGCGTTGCATTAACGAGCATCGCTGTTACAAACGAACCCACCAAAAAAGCTTATTTTGATGGAGAGGACTTTGATCCAGCGGGACTTCAAGTCACAGCTTATTTTGATGATAGTTCTTCCAATGATGTGACCGGATTAGTGACTATTACGCCTTCATCACTATCTACTGGTGTTACTTCCCTAACTGTTTCTTATTCGTTTGGCGGAGTTGAGAAAACTACTACGATAACCGGAATTACCGTTGAAGCGATTGTGTTAAACTCAATTGAAATCAAAACTCCGGCTACAAAAACTACATTTGGGCTCGGCGAAAGCTTTAGTTATACTGGACTTTCAATTACTGCTAATTACAATAATGAAAGTGTAGATTTAACTTCTGGCTTTACCGTTACTGGCGTAAATTCTGGAGTTATTGGTAATCAGTCAGCGACCATTTCCTTCGGTGGAAAAACCGCTACTTACCAAGTAAAAGTAACCAATGAAAACGCCGATGTTGGCGATGTTCTTAATTCAAGTGAAATATTTATTTCTGAATATATTGAAGCAAGTTCTGGAAACGATAAACTTGTTGAAATATTTAACGGGACGGGTTCCTCAATTGACTTACAAGACTATTCAATAAAAGAATTTGCCAATGGAGCTAATACCGCAAGTTATACATACACATTTACTGAAGAGACCATCTTGCTAAATGGCGAAACCTTCTGTTTTGTTAATAAAGACGCCACTTCTGCCTATAAAGTTGGAAAATACGTTGAGACAAGCATTACTTATTTTAATGGTAATGATGCTGTTGGATTATACAAAAATGACACTTTAATTGACGTTATCGGTGTTATCGGACAAGATCCCGGAACGGAATGGACCGGAACCGACGCCGATGGCAATGCCGGCAGTACGAAAGATATGACACTTAGAAGAGCCCCAAGTATTACTTCACCAAATACAACATTCAGTATGGGTGAATGGGTTGCTATTGCTAATCAACAATCTGACAATGTCGGAACTCATACCTTCGCTTCACATGACGTTACGGCCTTAGAACAAGCCACTGCGTTTGCCGACTATGTGATGACTGGTATCGGAAGCAATGCTGCTGGCAGCTGCCAAACTGTGTATCCATTACTGCAAACTGAATATAACTATATGGTTGAAGATTCACAGACTATCTTTGAAACAAGCAGCGATACATTATTTGTTAATGCCCGGGCTAGAATGGATCTTATTGAAGCTTATGTGGCTACGAATGGAAGTTCAACTATGGAACCGACAGAAGATAAATCTGGTAATTCTTTGCAAAACATTGTTCTTATTGGATCACTTGGTCTCACCGCTCTAGTTGGTTTCTATATCTTAAATAAGAAAAAAGAGGCCTAATAGTTTCTTAGACTAAATTTATAAAAGGCTTAGGAATCAAATCCTAAGCCTTTTTATTTTCTATAACTTATTATTATTTTACAATCACTTTATAAGGATAGGTTTTTTCTCGATGCTGATATTCAATGATTGCCTTGTTGGTTATTTTACCTTCTTCAATATCAACAGCCCGCTCCAAGGTGATATTGCCCTTATATGTTCCATTATTTATTATGTGCTTTAAAAATGGAAACAAAGCTCCACTGATTTCATATGATGCCGACTCAAAAAAGTACGTTGGTGAGTGATTAACGGCGAAATAAGTCACTTTACCAATTTCAAATGAAGGCTGGTCAAAACCGGTTGGATGTGCAAAATCAAATCCCATTTTTTCATCACTGCTAACATCAACAATCAGTAAAGAATGCTTCATTTGTAAAGCGTCATCTCGCTTTAAAAAGGTTATTGGATGAAGGGGGTTCTGTAAAATACAATTAACAATCACATCATATTCAGCCAAAGATTCACTAGCGGGCTTTTCATCCATAATCGTTTTCCCATTTCTATCTACCCGATAGCGTCTAAACTTAACTCCTGGCAAAGCATCAGTAAGCTCAAATTTGCTCCGCCGTGTGAATACTGTTATGTCATTGGCTCCTAACCCGCGAAGCGCGCTGATGGCGCCTCTGCCGGTTGATCCATATCCAATGACTGCCGTCTTGAATGCCGGACCATAAATTCCAGCGGTTAGTCCTAAGGAAGAAAAGGCGTGTATAACGGATGCATAGCCAGCCAATTCATTATTTCTAGCAAAAATATGTCTTCCTTTTTCTTCGTTTCGCCATTGGTACATATTTTCAAAAGCGATATAAGTAAGCTGTTTTTTAATTCCTTCCTCGGTAATATTTTTCCCTTGGACACAGTGCGGCCATCCCCAAATAATCTGTCTCTCCTTAAAGAAAGGAAAATCATTTTTTGTCGGCTTGGGAATAATTACCAAGTCGGCCTTATCAAAAACTTCTTTTCGACTAGCAATCACTAAACTCTCATGGTGCTTGATTTTGTCCAAATGCGGATATCCTTCCTCAAAAATGAGCTGCTTGCGTTCCTCTTCGTCCAACTCATTAATATGTTGGTAATGAAGCGGATACCTTTTTTCATTCTTTTTTGTCGAACTTGCAATAATTCCAATTAACATAAAAAACAACCTCCTTTTAAGATCATGACATCCATAAAAAGATGGAATCTACTCAATGATTATGAAATCGACCTTACCTTTATATTTTAGCGAAAAAAGCCCGATTGCGCAAATCGAGTTAGTAATCAAAAAATTGCAGTATTAATAATAGTTGCTTTACTTTTTACTTTCCCTTTAT from Bacilli bacterium includes these protein-coding regions:
- a CDS encoding alanine dehydrogenase translates to MLIGIIASSTKKNEKRYPLHYQHINELDEEERKQLIFEEGYPHLDKIKHHESLVIASRKEVFDKADLVIIPKPTKNDFPFFKERQIIWGWPHCVQGKNITEEGIKKQLTYIAFENMYQWRNEEKGRHIFARNNELAGYASVIHAFSSLGLTAGIYGPAFKTAVIGYGSTGRGAISALRGLGANDITVFTRRSKFELTDALPGVKFRRYRVDRNGKTIMDEKPASESLAEYDVIVNCILQNPLHPITFLKRDDALQMKHSLLIVDVSSDEKMGFDFAHPTGFDQPSFEIGKVTYFAVNHSPTYFFESASYEISGALFPFLKHIINNGTYKGNITLERAVDIEEGKITNKAIIEYQHREKTYPYKVIVK
- a CDS encoding lamin tail domain-containing protein — encoded protein: MGTKFKKGFFLFASAMLLFGAGFSFLRANDSGVVGVKAATTTEVVQFGSGKTNNWATSYQNLGSDYIGIATLSHYASATSANLFGEGNVLASDLVVEFKIGTYGGSGQQGVFKVELLDSQNNVLSSQIGNTNLSSSTESYAQGPTITVVKPANPENISSIKVALDSVGTITTSKYVRLQELSISFETGSGSSVALTSIAVTNEPTKKAYFDGEDFDPAGLQVTAYFDDSSSNDVTGLVTITPSSLSTGVTSLTVSYSFGGVEKTTTITGITVEAIVLNSIEIKTPATKTTFGLGESFSYTGLSITANYNNESVDLTSGFTVTGVNSGVIGNQSATISFGGKTATYQVKVTNENADVGDVLNSSEIFISEYIEASSGNDKLVEIFNGTGSSIDLQDYSIKEFANGANTASYTYTFTEETILLNGETFCFVNKDATSAYKVGKYVETSITYFNGNDAVGLYKNDTLIDVIGVIGQDPGTEWTGTDADGNAGSTKDMTLRRAPSITSPNTTFSMGEWVAIANQQSDNVGTHTFASHDVTALEQATAFADYVMTGIGSNAAGSCQTVYPLLQTEYNYMVEDSQTIFETSSDTLFVNARARMDLIEAYVATNGSSTMEPTEDKSGNSLQNIVLIGSLGLTALVGFYILNKKKEA